In a genomic window of Piliocolobus tephrosceles isolate RC106 chromosome 1, ASM277652v3, whole genome shotgun sequence:
- the CCDC24 gene encoding coiled-coil domain-containing protein 24 isoform X1 — protein sequence MLRVRARWSTEVSLNSQPACAARRTTHGRGRGLESRRGFPGDGHAEEVGLRGWFPLPGFWARGIRVGQKPGRRARQGMAILDGAIPAEGTGGRAWVAMLRALLQEARSSQAPSSSPISDPSSLLAPPPLLKDLLRQELRQLLQGLRHKAICEGRDQAQAWVQYSPRVLHFALEEPRCDLPEQEIFQMRGGGPSSGHRDLSIIKDQLNVSNIDQVARHLRGLLEEECHTLEREIPILQRCLEEEYMRPCHPSEAALEPTLAELKEQKKAMEQELQASVGPSCVSPNHSGPWGPPGRASDPCFLSVGLHLSSAACLHLLWSPAFDLEARPLPTAGVGSFSTAPGKGQLPSPCPVQHPRPQPEGLVTE from the exons ATGCTTAGGGTCAGGGCTCGGTGGAGCACTGAGGTAAGTCTGAACTCCCAGCCGGCTTGCGCCGCCCGCCGGACCACACacgggagggggcggggcctaGAGTCGCGGCGTGGTTTCCCGGGTGATGGCCACGCGGAAGAGGTGGGGCTAAGGGGCTGGTTCCCACTGCCTGGCTTCTGGGCCCGCGGCATACGAGTTGGCCAAAAGCCTGGCAGAAGAGCGCGCCAAGGAATGGCGATTCTGGACGGGGCAATCCCAGCTGAGGGGACCGGCGGCAGAGCATGG GTGGCGATGTTACGGGCACTGCTCCAAGAGGCTCGATCCTCTCAAgcccccagctccagccccatCTCTGACCCCTCTTCTCTTCTGGCACCACCGCCTCTCCTAAAGGACCTCTTGCGCCAGGAACTCCGGCAGTTGCTCCAGGGTCTCCGACACAAAGCCATCTGTGAGGGCAG GGACCAGGCCCAAGCTTGGGTCCAATATAGCCCCAGGGTCCTGCACTTTGCCTTGGAGGAGCCCAGGTGTGATTTGCCAGAACAGGAGATATTCCAGATGAGAGGTGGTGGGCCCAG CAGCGGTCACAGAGATCTCAGCATCATCAAGGACCAACTGAACGTGTCCAACATTGACCAGGTGGCCAGACACCTGAG GGGCCTTCTGGAGGAGGAGTGTCACACCTTGGAGAGGGAGATCCCCATCCTGCAG CGCTGCCTGGAAGAGGAGTATATGAGGCCTTGCCACCCCTCGGAGGCAGCCCTGGAGCCCACCCTGgcag AGCTAAAGGAACAGAAGAAGGCCATGGAGCAGGAGCTGCAGGCATCTGTGGGGCCTTCTTGTGTCTCTCCCAACCACAG TGGCCCTTGGGGTCCTCCAGGCAGGGCCTCAGACCCCTGCTTCCTCTCTGTGGGGTTGCACCTCTCCAGTGCTGCCTGCCTGCACCTCCTCTGGAGCCCTGCCTTCGACCTCGAGGCCAGGCCGCTACCCACCGCTGGGGTCGGCAGCTTCAGTACAGCCCCAGGGAAGGGTCAGCTTCCAAGCCCATGTCCAGTGCAGCACCCCAGGCCCCAGCCTGAAGGGCTGGTCACCGAGTAG
- the CCDC24 gene encoding coiled-coil domain-containing protein 24 isoform X7, with amino-acid sequence MPRHSPSLWELVEEHIPLRERPEVKRILGEAAVDLSLELRAEVAMLRALLQEARSSQAPSSSPISDPSSLLAPPPLLKDLLRQELRQLLQGLRHKAICEGRDQAQAWVQYSPRVLHFALEEPRCDLPEQEIFQMRGGGPSGHRDLSIIKDQLNVSNIDQVARHLRGLLEEECHTLEREIPILQRCLEEEYMRPCHPSEAALEPTLAELKEQKKAMEQELQASVGPSCVSPNHSGPWGPPGRASDPCFLSVGLHLSSAACLHLLWSPAFDLEARPLPTAGVGSFSTAPGKGQLPSPCPVQHPRPQPEGLVTE; translated from the exons ATGCCTCGTCACTCCCCCTCGCTGTGGGAGCTGGTGGAGGAGCACATTCCGCTCCGGGAGCGACCCGAAGTGAAGAGGATTCTGGGGGAGGCGGCGGTGGACCTGAGCCTGGAGCTGCGGgcggag GTGGCGATGTTACGGGCACTGCTCCAAGAGGCTCGATCCTCTCAAgcccccagctccagccccatCTCTGACCCCTCTTCTCTTCTGGCACCACCGCCTCTCCTAAAGGACCTCTTGCGCCAGGAACTCCGGCAGTTGCTCCAGGGTCTCCGACACAAAGCCATCTGTGAGGGCAG GGACCAGGCCCAAGCTTGGGTCCAATATAGCCCCAGGGTCCTGCACTTTGCCTTGGAGGAGCCCAGGTGTGATTTGCCAGAACAGGAGATATTCCAGATGAGAGGTGGTGGGCCCAG CGGTCACAGAGATCTCAGCATCATCAAGGACCAACTGAACGTGTCCAACATTGACCAGGTGGCCAGACACCTGAG GGGCCTTCTGGAGGAGGAGTGTCACACCTTGGAGAGGGAGATCCCCATCCTGCAG CGCTGCCTGGAAGAGGAGTATATGAGGCCTTGCCACCCCTCGGAGGCAGCCCTGGAGCCCACCCTGgcag AGCTAAAGGAACAGAAGAAGGCCATGGAGCAGGAGCTGCAGGCATCTGTGGGGCCTTCTTGTGTCTCTCCCAACCACAG TGGCCCTTGGGGTCCTCCAGGCAGGGCCTCAGACCCCTGCTTCCTCTCTGTGGGGTTGCACCTCTCCAGTGCTGCCTGCCTGCACCTCCTCTGGAGCCCTGCCTTCGACCTCGAGGCCAGGCCGCTACCCACCGCTGGGGTCGGCAGCTTCAGTACAGCCCCAGGGAAGGGTCAGCTTCCAAGCCCATGTCCAGTGCAGCACCCCAGGCCCCAGCCTGAAGGGCTGGTCACCGAGTAG
- the CCDC24 gene encoding coiled-coil domain-containing protein 24 isoform X2, producing MLRVRARWSTEVSLNSQPACAARRTTHGRGRGLESRRGFPGDGHAEEVGLRGWFPLPGFWARGIRVGQKPGRRARQGMAILDGAIPAEGTGGRAWVAMLRALLQEARSSQAPSSSPISDPSSLLAPPPLLKDLLRQELRQLLQGLRHKAICEGRDQAQAWVQYSPRVLHFALEEPRCDLPEQEIFQMRGGGPSGHRDLSIIKDQLNVSNIDQVARHLRGLLEEECHTLEREIPILQRCLEEEYMRPCHPSEAALEPTLAELKEQKKAMEQELQASVGPSCVSPNHSGPWGPPGRASDPCFLSVGLHLSSAACLHLLWSPAFDLEARPLPTAGVGSFSTAPGKGQLPSPCPVQHPRPQPEGLVTE from the exons ATGCTTAGGGTCAGGGCTCGGTGGAGCACTGAGGTAAGTCTGAACTCCCAGCCGGCTTGCGCCGCCCGCCGGACCACACacgggagggggcggggcctaGAGTCGCGGCGTGGTTTCCCGGGTGATGGCCACGCGGAAGAGGTGGGGCTAAGGGGCTGGTTCCCACTGCCTGGCTTCTGGGCCCGCGGCATACGAGTTGGCCAAAAGCCTGGCAGAAGAGCGCGCCAAGGAATGGCGATTCTGGACGGGGCAATCCCAGCTGAGGGGACCGGCGGCAGAGCATGG GTGGCGATGTTACGGGCACTGCTCCAAGAGGCTCGATCCTCTCAAgcccccagctccagccccatCTCTGACCCCTCTTCTCTTCTGGCACCACCGCCTCTCCTAAAGGACCTCTTGCGCCAGGAACTCCGGCAGTTGCTCCAGGGTCTCCGACACAAAGCCATCTGTGAGGGCAG GGACCAGGCCCAAGCTTGGGTCCAATATAGCCCCAGGGTCCTGCACTTTGCCTTGGAGGAGCCCAGGTGTGATTTGCCAGAACAGGAGATATTCCAGATGAGAGGTGGTGGGCCCAG CGGTCACAGAGATCTCAGCATCATCAAGGACCAACTGAACGTGTCCAACATTGACCAGGTGGCCAGACACCTGAG GGGCCTTCTGGAGGAGGAGTGTCACACCTTGGAGAGGGAGATCCCCATCCTGCAG CGCTGCCTGGAAGAGGAGTATATGAGGCCTTGCCACCCCTCGGAGGCAGCCCTGGAGCCCACCCTGgcag AGCTAAAGGAACAGAAGAAGGCCATGGAGCAGGAGCTGCAGGCATCTGTGGGGCCTTCTTGTGTCTCTCCCAACCACAG TGGCCCTTGGGGTCCTCCAGGCAGGGCCTCAGACCCCTGCTTCCTCTCTGTGGGGTTGCACCTCTCCAGTGCTGCCTGCCTGCACCTCCTCTGGAGCCCTGCCTTCGACCTCGAGGCCAGGCCGCTACCCACCGCTGGGGTCGGCAGCTTCAGTACAGCCCCAGGGAAGGGTCAGCTTCCAAGCCCATGTCCAGTGCAGCACCCCAGGCCCCAGCCTGAAGGGCTGGTCACCGAGTAG
- the CCDC24 gene encoding coiled-coil domain-containing protein 24 isoform X4, which produces MLRVRARWSTEVSLNSQPACAARRTTHGRGRGLESRRGFPGDGHAEEVGLRGWFPLPGFWARGIRVGQKPGRRARQGMAILDGAIPAEGTGGRAWVAMLRALLQEARSSQAPSSSPISDPSSLLAPPPLLKDLLRQELRQLLQGLRHKAICEGRDQAQAWVQYSPRVLHFALEEPRCDLPEQEIFQMRGGGPRGLLEEECHTLEREIPILQRCLEEEYMRPCHPSEAALEPTLAELKEQKKAMEQELQASVGPSCVSPNHSGPWGPPGRASDPCFLSVGLHLSSAACLHLLWSPAFDLEARPLPTAGVGSFSTAPGKGQLPSPCPVQHPRPQPEGLVTE; this is translated from the exons ATGCTTAGGGTCAGGGCTCGGTGGAGCACTGAGGTAAGTCTGAACTCCCAGCCGGCTTGCGCCGCCCGCCGGACCACACacgggagggggcggggcctaGAGTCGCGGCGTGGTTTCCCGGGTGATGGCCACGCGGAAGAGGTGGGGCTAAGGGGCTGGTTCCCACTGCCTGGCTTCTGGGCCCGCGGCATACGAGTTGGCCAAAAGCCTGGCAGAAGAGCGCGCCAAGGAATGGCGATTCTGGACGGGGCAATCCCAGCTGAGGGGACCGGCGGCAGAGCATGG GTGGCGATGTTACGGGCACTGCTCCAAGAGGCTCGATCCTCTCAAgcccccagctccagccccatCTCTGACCCCTCTTCTCTTCTGGCACCACCGCCTCTCCTAAAGGACCTCTTGCGCCAGGAACTCCGGCAGTTGCTCCAGGGTCTCCGACACAAAGCCATCTGTGAGGGCAG GGACCAGGCCCAAGCTTGGGTCCAATATAGCCCCAGGGTCCTGCACTTTGCCTTGGAGGAGCCCAGGTGTGATTTGCCAGAACAGGAGATATTCCAGATGAGAGGTGGTGGGCCCAG GGGCCTTCTGGAGGAGGAGTGTCACACCTTGGAGAGGGAGATCCCCATCCTGCAG CGCTGCCTGGAAGAGGAGTATATGAGGCCTTGCCACCCCTCGGAGGCAGCCCTGGAGCCCACCCTGgcag AGCTAAAGGAACAGAAGAAGGCCATGGAGCAGGAGCTGCAGGCATCTGTGGGGCCTTCTTGTGTCTCTCCCAACCACAG TGGCCCTTGGGGTCCTCCAGGCAGGGCCTCAGACCCCTGCTTCCTCTCTGTGGGGTTGCACCTCTCCAGTGCTGCCTGCCTGCACCTCCTCTGGAGCCCTGCCTTCGACCTCGAGGCCAGGCCGCTACCCACCGCTGGGGTCGGCAGCTTCAGTACAGCCCCAGGGAAGGGTCAGCTTCCAAGCCCATGTCCAGTGCAGCACCCCAGGCCCCAGCCTGAAGGGCTGGTCACCGAGTAG
- the CCDC24 gene encoding coiled-coil domain-containing protein 24 isoform X6, with product MPRHSPSLWELVEEHIPLRERPEVKRILGEAAVDLSLELRAEVAMLRALLQEARSSQAPSSSPISDPSSLLAPPPLLKDLLRQELRQLLQGLRHKAICEGRDQAQAWVQYSPRVLHFALEEPRCDLPEQEIFQMRGGGPSSGHRDLSIIKDQLNVSNIDQVARHLRGLLEEECHTLEREIPILQRCLEEEYMRPCHPSEAALEPTLAELKEQKKAMEQELQASVGPSCVSPNHSGPWGPPGRASDPCFLSVGLHLSSAACLHLLWSPAFDLEARPLPTAGVGSFSTAPGKGQLPSPCPVQHPRPQPEGLVTE from the exons ATGCCTCGTCACTCCCCCTCGCTGTGGGAGCTGGTGGAGGAGCACATTCCGCTCCGGGAGCGACCCGAAGTGAAGAGGATTCTGGGGGAGGCGGCGGTGGACCTGAGCCTGGAGCTGCGGgcggag GTGGCGATGTTACGGGCACTGCTCCAAGAGGCTCGATCCTCTCAAgcccccagctccagccccatCTCTGACCCCTCTTCTCTTCTGGCACCACCGCCTCTCCTAAAGGACCTCTTGCGCCAGGAACTCCGGCAGTTGCTCCAGGGTCTCCGACACAAAGCCATCTGTGAGGGCAG GGACCAGGCCCAAGCTTGGGTCCAATATAGCCCCAGGGTCCTGCACTTTGCCTTGGAGGAGCCCAGGTGTGATTTGCCAGAACAGGAGATATTCCAGATGAGAGGTGGTGGGCCCAG CAGCGGTCACAGAGATCTCAGCATCATCAAGGACCAACTGAACGTGTCCAACATTGACCAGGTGGCCAGACACCTGAG GGGCCTTCTGGAGGAGGAGTGTCACACCTTGGAGAGGGAGATCCCCATCCTGCAG CGCTGCCTGGAAGAGGAGTATATGAGGCCTTGCCACCCCTCGGAGGCAGCCCTGGAGCCCACCCTGgcag AGCTAAAGGAACAGAAGAAGGCCATGGAGCAGGAGCTGCAGGCATCTGTGGGGCCTTCTTGTGTCTCTCCCAACCACAG TGGCCCTTGGGGTCCTCCAGGCAGGGCCTCAGACCCCTGCTTCCTCTCTGTGGGGTTGCACCTCTCCAGTGCTGCCTGCCTGCACCTCCTCTGGAGCCCTGCCTTCGACCTCGAGGCCAGGCCGCTACCCACCGCTGGGGTCGGCAGCTTCAGTACAGCCCCAGGGAAGGGTCAGCTTCCAAGCCCATGTCCAGTGCAGCACCCCAGGCCCCAGCCTGAAGGGCTGGTCACCGAGTAG
- the CCDC24 gene encoding coiled-coil domain-containing protein 24 isoform X3, producing MLRVRARWSTEVSLNSQPACAARRTTHGRGRGLESRRGFPGDGHAEEVGLRGWFPLPGFWARGIRVGQKPGRRARQGMAILDGAIPAEGTGGRAWVAMLRALLQEARSSQAPSSSPISDPSSLLAPPPLLKDLLRQELRQLLQGLRHKAICEGRDQAQAWVQYSPRVLHFALEEPRCDLPEQEIFQMRGGGPSSGHRDLSIIKDQLNVSNIDQVARHLRGLLEEECHTLEREIPILQRCLEEEYMRPCHPSEAALEPTLAELKEQKKAMEQELQASVGPSCVSPNHRQWPLGSSRQGLRPLLPLCGVAPLQCCLPAPPLEPCLRPRGQAATHRWGRQLQYSPREGSASKPMSSAAPQAPA from the exons ATGCTTAGGGTCAGGGCTCGGTGGAGCACTGAGGTAAGTCTGAACTCCCAGCCGGCTTGCGCCGCCCGCCGGACCACACacgggagggggcggggcctaGAGTCGCGGCGTGGTTTCCCGGGTGATGGCCACGCGGAAGAGGTGGGGCTAAGGGGCTGGTTCCCACTGCCTGGCTTCTGGGCCCGCGGCATACGAGTTGGCCAAAAGCCTGGCAGAAGAGCGCGCCAAGGAATGGCGATTCTGGACGGGGCAATCCCAGCTGAGGGGACCGGCGGCAGAGCATGG GTGGCGATGTTACGGGCACTGCTCCAAGAGGCTCGATCCTCTCAAgcccccagctccagccccatCTCTGACCCCTCTTCTCTTCTGGCACCACCGCCTCTCCTAAAGGACCTCTTGCGCCAGGAACTCCGGCAGTTGCTCCAGGGTCTCCGACACAAAGCCATCTGTGAGGGCAG GGACCAGGCCCAAGCTTGGGTCCAATATAGCCCCAGGGTCCTGCACTTTGCCTTGGAGGAGCCCAGGTGTGATTTGCCAGAACAGGAGATATTCCAGATGAGAGGTGGTGGGCCCAG CAGCGGTCACAGAGATCTCAGCATCATCAAGGACCAACTGAACGTGTCCAACATTGACCAGGTGGCCAGACACCTGAG GGGCCTTCTGGAGGAGGAGTGTCACACCTTGGAGAGGGAGATCCCCATCCTGCAG CGCTGCCTGGAAGAGGAGTATATGAGGCCTTGCCACCCCTCGGAGGCAGCCCTGGAGCCCACCCTGgcag AGCTAAAGGAACAGAAGAAGGCCATGGAGCAGGAGCTGCAGGCATCTGTGGGGCCTTCTTGTGTCTCTCCCAACCACAG GCAGTGGCCCTTGGGGTCCTCCAGGCAGGGCCTCAGACCCCTGCTTCCTCTCTGTGGGGTTGCACCTCTCCAGTGCTGCCTGCCTGCACCTCCTCTGGAGCCCTGCCTTCGACCTCGAGGCCAGGCCGCTACCCACCGCTGGGGTCGGCAGCTTCAGTACAGCCCCAGGGAAGGGTCAGCTTCCAAGCCCATGTCCAGTGCAGCACCCCAGGCCCCAGCCTGA
- the CCDC24 gene encoding coiled-coil domain-containing protein 24 isoform X8 — protein sequence MPRHSPSLWELVEEHIPLRERPEVKRILGEAAVDLSLELRAEVAMLRALLQEARSSQAPSSSPISDPSSLLAPPPLLKDLLRQELRQLLQGLRHKAICEGRDQAQAWVQYSPRVLHFALEEPRCDLPEQEIFQMRGGGPSSGHRDLSIIKDQLNVSNIDQVARHLRGLLEEECHTLEREIPILQRCLEEEYMRPCHPSEAALEPTLAELKEQKKAMEQELQASVGPSCVSPNHRQWPLGSSRQGLRPLLPLCGVAPLQCCLPAPPLEPCLRPRGQAATHRWGRQLQYSPREGSASKPMSSAAPQAPA from the exons ATGCCTCGTCACTCCCCCTCGCTGTGGGAGCTGGTGGAGGAGCACATTCCGCTCCGGGAGCGACCCGAAGTGAAGAGGATTCTGGGGGAGGCGGCGGTGGACCTGAGCCTGGAGCTGCGGgcggag GTGGCGATGTTACGGGCACTGCTCCAAGAGGCTCGATCCTCTCAAgcccccagctccagccccatCTCTGACCCCTCTTCTCTTCTGGCACCACCGCCTCTCCTAAAGGACCTCTTGCGCCAGGAACTCCGGCAGTTGCTCCAGGGTCTCCGACACAAAGCCATCTGTGAGGGCAG GGACCAGGCCCAAGCTTGGGTCCAATATAGCCCCAGGGTCCTGCACTTTGCCTTGGAGGAGCCCAGGTGTGATTTGCCAGAACAGGAGATATTCCAGATGAGAGGTGGTGGGCCCAG CAGCGGTCACAGAGATCTCAGCATCATCAAGGACCAACTGAACGTGTCCAACATTGACCAGGTGGCCAGACACCTGAG GGGCCTTCTGGAGGAGGAGTGTCACACCTTGGAGAGGGAGATCCCCATCCTGCAG CGCTGCCTGGAAGAGGAGTATATGAGGCCTTGCCACCCCTCGGAGGCAGCCCTGGAGCCCACCCTGgcag AGCTAAAGGAACAGAAGAAGGCCATGGAGCAGGAGCTGCAGGCATCTGTGGGGCCTTCTTGTGTCTCTCCCAACCACAG GCAGTGGCCCTTGGGGTCCTCCAGGCAGGGCCTCAGACCCCTGCTTCCTCTCTGTGGGGTTGCACCTCTCCAGTGCTGCCTGCCTGCACCTCCTCTGGAGCCCTGCCTTCGACCTCGAGGCCAGGCCGCTACCCACCGCTGGGGTCGGCAGCTTCAGTACAGCCCCAGGGAAGGGTCAGCTTCCAAGCCCATGTCCAGTGCAGCACCCCAGGCCCCAGCCTGA
- the CCDC24 gene encoding coiled-coil domain-containing protein 24 isoform X5 encodes MPRHSPSLWELVEEHIPLRERPEVKRILGEAAVDLSLELRAEVAMLRALLQEARSSQAPSSSPISDPSSLLAPPPLLKDLLRQELRQLLQGLRHKAICEGRWEPQAWVLSPDTRDQAQAWVQYSPRVLHFALEEPRCDLPEQEIFQMRGGGPSGHRDLSIIKDQLNVSNIDQVARHLRGLLEEECHTLEREIPILQRCLEEEYMRPCHPSEAALEPTLAELKEQKKAMEQELQASVGPSCVSPNHRQWPLGSSRQGLRPLLPLCGVAPLQCCLPAPPLEPCLRPRGQAATHRWGRQLQYSPREGSASKPMSSAAPQAPA; translated from the exons ATGCCTCGTCACTCCCCCTCGCTGTGGGAGCTGGTGGAGGAGCACATTCCGCTCCGGGAGCGACCCGAAGTGAAGAGGATTCTGGGGGAGGCGGCGGTGGACCTGAGCCTGGAGCTGCGGgcggag GTGGCGATGTTACGGGCACTGCTCCAAGAGGCTCGATCCTCTCAAgcccccagctccagccccatCTCTGACCCCTCTTCTCTTCTGGCACCACCGCCTCTCCTAAAGGACCTCTTGCGCCAGGAACTCCGGCAGTTGCTCCAGGGTCTCCGACACAAAGCCATCTGTGAGGGCAGGTGGGAGCCTCAGGCCTGGGTCCTTTCCCCAGATACCAG GGACCAGGCCCAAGCTTGGGTCCAATATAGCCCCAGGGTCCTGCACTTTGCCTTGGAGGAGCCCAGGTGTGATTTGCCAGAACAGGAGATATTCCAGATGAGAGGTGGTGGGCCCAG CGGTCACAGAGATCTCAGCATCATCAAGGACCAACTGAACGTGTCCAACATTGACCAGGTGGCCAGACACCTGAG GGGCCTTCTGGAGGAGGAGTGTCACACCTTGGAGAGGGAGATCCCCATCCTGCAG CGCTGCCTGGAAGAGGAGTATATGAGGCCTTGCCACCCCTCGGAGGCAGCCCTGGAGCCCACCCTGgcag AGCTAAAGGAACAGAAGAAGGCCATGGAGCAGGAGCTGCAGGCATCTGTGGGGCCTTCTTGTGTCTCTCCCAACCACAG GCAGTGGCCCTTGGGGTCCTCCAGGCAGGGCCTCAGACCCCTGCTTCCTCTCTGTGGGGTTGCACCTCTCCAGTGCTGCCTGCCTGCACCTCCTCTGGAGCCCTGCCTTCGACCTCGAGGCCAGGCCGCTACCCACCGCTGGGGTCGGCAGCTTCAGTACAGCCCCAGGGAAGGGTCAGCTTCCAAGCCCATGTCCAGTGCAGCACCCCAGGCCCCAGCCTGA
- the B4GALT2 gene encoding beta-1,4-galactosyltransferase 2 yields MSRLLGGTLERVCKAVLLLCLLHFLVAVILYFDVYAQHLAFFSRFSARGPARALHPAASSSSSSSNCSRPNATASSSGLPEVPSARPGPTAPMLPPCPDSPPGLVGRLLIEFTSPMPLERVQRENPGVLMGGRYTPPDCTPAQTVAVIIPFRHREHHLRYWLHYLHPILRRQRLRYGVYVINQHGEDTFNRAKLLNVGFLEALKEDAAYDCFIFSDVDLVPMDDRNLYRCGDQPRHFAIAMDKFGFRLPYAGYFGGVSGLSKAQFLRINGFPNEYWGWGGEDDDIFNRISLTGMKISRPDIRIGRYRMIKHDRDKHNEPNPQRFTKIQNTKLTMKRDGIGSVRYQVLEVSRQPLFTNITVDIGRPPSWPPRG; encoded by the exons ATGAGCAGACTGCTGGGGGGGACGCTGGAGCGCGTCTGCAAGGCTGTGCTCCTTCTCTGCCTGCTGCACTTCCTTGTGGCCGTCATCCTCTACTTTGACGTCTACGCCCAGCACCTGGCCTTCTTCAGCCGCTTCAGTGCCCGAGGCCCTGCCCGTGCTCTCCACCCAgctgccagcagcagcagcagcagcagcaactgcTCCCGGCCCAACGCCACCGCGTCTAGCTCCGGGCTCCCTGAGGTCCCCAGTGCCCGGCCCGGTCCCACGGCTCCTATGCTGCCACCCTGTCCTGACTCGCCACCTGGTCTTG TGGGCAGACTGCTGATCGAGTTCACCTCACCCATGCCCCTGGAGCGGGTGCAGAGGGAGAACCCAGGCGTGCTCATGGGTGGCCGATACACACCGCCcgactgcaccccagcccagaCGGTGGCGGTCATCATCCCCTTTAGACACCGGGAACACCACCTGCGCTACTGGCTCCACTATCTACACCCCATCTTGAGGCGGCAGCGGCTGCGCTACGGTGTCTATGTCATCAACCAG CATGGTGAGGACACCTTCAACCGGGCCAAGCTGCTCAACGTGGGCTTCCTAGAGGCGCTGAAGGAGGATGCCGCCTATGACTGCTTCATCTTCAGCGATGTGGACCTGGTCCCCATGGATGACCGCAACCTATACCGCTGCGGCGACCAACCCCGCCACTTTGCCATTGCCATGGACAAGTTTGGCTTCCG GCTGCCCTATGCTGGCTACTTTGGAGGTGTGTCAGGCCTGAGTAAGGCTCAGTTTCTGAGAATCAATGGCTTCCCCAACGAGTACTGGGGCTGGGGTGGCGAGGATGATGACATCTTCAACCG GATCTCCCTGACTGGGATGAAGATCTCACGCCCAGACATCCGAATCGGCCGCTACCGCATGATCAAGCACGACCGCGACAAGCATAACGAACCCAACCCTCAGAG GTTTACCAAGATTCAAAACACGAAGCTGACCATGAAGCGGGACGGCATTGGGTCAGTGCGGTACCAGGTCTTGGAGGTGTCTCGGCAACCACTCTTCACCAATATCACAGTGGACATTGGGCGGCCCCCGTCGTGGCCCCCTCGGGGCTGA